A window of Verrucomicrobiota bacterium genomic DNA:
TCACCGTTTTGAGTTTCACCAGATTGAGCAGTTCCCAAAACCCGTGTTTGACCAGGATATGGAAAATCTCATGGTAACGGGGGAGGTGTGACGCAATATCATAAGCGGTTTTGATGTCTTCGAATGCCATGGGTGCCATCCTAGCAGTTCACTTTTTTCCCACAAGTCCTCTTTCACCCCGACCCGCCCGAGCAACTTGCTTGATTCCCCCACCGTTTTCCGTAATTTACATTCCTATTATGATGAAGCGTTCGGAAATTAACTCATTGGTGCGGGCAGCAGGGGCATTTTATCAAAAGAACGGGTGGATCCTCCCGCCTAATCCCCGTTGGGACGTGACCGATTTCGGGCTGGGTGATTATAAACATTATGGACTGATCCTCATTAACCTTGCGGAAGAAATCGAGTATTGTGAAAAACTCATGTACGCCCAAAAAGGCATGACCACCCCGCTCCATTACCACAAGAAAAAGAAAGAGGACATCATCGCCCGCGCCGGTAGCTTTAAAATCCTGCTCTATCCCCCGGGCGACATAGCCCAAACCAAAGGCCAGGAATTCACCGTCAATATTTGTGGGGTACCGACTATAATCAAAGGTGGCGACACCATCCAGATCAAAGCCGGTGAACGCATCACTCTGGTGCAAGGAGTCGTCCATGAGTTTTATCCCGATGTCGATGAAGCCATTATCGGTGAGGTCTCCACGGCCAATGACGATGTGAATGATAATTATTTCCTAAACCCTGATGTGGGCCGTTACCCGGAAATCGTCGAGGATGAGCCCTCCCTGCTCAGGCTCCTGAGCGATAAATAATCTCCACCACCATCACCACCAAACTATCATGACTGCTGAAAAAATCCACGAACACATCCTAGAATTCGACCATGCCCGCACAGTGGAGGCGCTTTATAATGGCCAGCTGGACAATTTGCGCAAGGCCGAGACTTCCCTCGATGTCAAAATCACCACCCGCGAAGGCTGGCTCAAAATCGAGGGTTCACGCAAAAATGTGGATCGGGCGGTGAAATTCCTCGAGCAGCTCAGCCGGGCGCGTTCCCAAGGCATCCGCATCCGTAATCAGGATTTCAGTTACATCCTCGATGCGGTCTTGGAAGGCCAGAATGATAAACTCGAAAAGCTTTTCTCCAGTTCGCTCAAGCTCAATGGCCTGCGCGGCCCGATCCACCCGAAAACCATCGGTCAACGCGAATACATCGACCTGATACAAACCCGCGACGTTTGTTTCGGGATCGGACCGGCGGGAACCGGTAAGACCTACCTCGCCGTCGCCGCCGCCATCAGCATGCTCAAGGAAGACCTCGTCAAAAAAATCATCCTCACCCGCCCCGCTGTCGAGGCCGGTGAATCCTTAGGTTTCCTGCCGGGTGAACTCCAAGAAAAAATCCAACCCTATCTCCGCCCCCTTTTTGACGCCATCAGCGACATGCTCCCCACCGGGGAAGCCCAGAAACTCATGGAGAAAAATATCATTGAGGTCGCCCCTCTGGCTTACATGCGAGGGCGCACCCTCTCCTATGCATTCATCATCCTTGATGAGGCGCAGAATAC
This region includes:
- a CDS encoding D-lyxose/D-mannose family sugar isomerase is translated as MMKRSEINSLVRAAGAFYQKNGWILPPNPRWDVTDFGLGDYKHYGLILINLAEEIEYCEKLMYAQKGMTTPLHYHKKKKEDIIARAGSFKILLYPPGDIAQTKGQEFTVNICGVPTIIKGGDTIQIKAGERITLVQGVVHEFYPDVDEAIIGEVSTANDDVNDNYFLNPDVGRYPEIVEDEPSLLRLLSDK
- a CDS encoding PhoH family protein, with translation MTAEKIHEHILEFDHARTVEALYNGQLDNLRKAETSLDVKITTREGWLKIEGSRKNVDRAVKFLEQLSRARSQGIRIRNQDFSYILDAVLEGQNDKLEKLFSSSLKLNGLRGPIHPKTIGQREYIDLIQTRDVCFGIGPAGTGKTYLAVAAAISMLKEDLVKKIILTRPAVEAGESLGFLPGELQEKIQPYLRPLFDAISDMLPTGEAQKLMEKNIIEVAPLAYMRGRTLSYAFIILDEAQNT